A window of Papaver somniferum cultivar HN1 unplaced genomic scaffold, ASM357369v1 unplaced-scaffold_104, whole genome shotgun sequence contains these coding sequences:
- the LOC113327610 gene encoding uncharacterized protein LOC113327610 isoform X2, which produces MVVYRYLSRNLTRKCKYLNSQLYTITAETWTSFLGVPEILCVRTKLGPFMMILILCLEYQKLKHAMSVHPDISFECNGAGELLYIYILQPMLHEVGNKKPHLTWLIQEHQHDFLHLINGAVEEDEGKT; this is translated from the exons ATGGTGGTATACAGATACCTTTCAAGGAATTT AACCAGGAAATGTAAATATCTCAACAGTCAGTTGTACACTATTACAGCAGAAACCTGGACAAGCTTTCTTGGCGTCCCTGAAATTCTCTG TGTTAGGACCAAATTAGGACCATTCATGATGATATTGATCCTATGTTTGGAGTACCAAAAGCTCAAGCATGCAATGTCTGTTCACCCAGATATAAGCTTCGAGTGCAATGGTGCAGGGGaacttctatatatatatatattgcag CCGATGCTTCATGAGGTGGGAAATAAAAAACCTCACTTAACGTGGCTCATTCAAGAGCACCAACATGATTTCCTACACTTGATCAATGGagctgttgaagaagatgaagg CAAAACCTAG
- the LOC113327610 gene encoding uncharacterized protein LOC113327610 isoform X1 has protein sequence MHGDKDKDASAVTDSNELARLCCSELNGGIQIPFKEFVFCNYTGLIKHSQDAGVYWVGILDASDCILEPGNVNISTVSCTLLQQKPGQAFLASLKFSDISFECNGAGELLYIYILQPMLHEVGNKKPHLTWLIQEHQHDFLHLINGAVEEDEGKT, from the exons ATGCATGGTGATAAAGATAAAGATGCTTCTGCTGTGACAGATTCAAATGAGTTG GCGAGGCTGTGCTGCTCTGAGCTAAATGGTGGTATACAGATACCTTTCAAGGAATTT GTATTCTGCAATTACACTGGCTTAATTAAGCATAGTCAAGATGCAGGGGTATATTGGGTTGGAATTTTAGATGCATCAGATTGTATATTGG AACCAGGAAATGTAAATATCTCAACAGTCAGTTGTACACTATTACAGCAGAAACCTGGACAAGCTTTCTTGGCGTCCCTGAAATTCTCTG ATATAAGCTTCGAGTGCAATGGTGCAGGGGaacttctatatatatatatattgcag CCGATGCTTCATGAGGTGGGAAATAAAAAACCTCACTTAACGTGGCTCATTCAAGAGCACCAACATGATTTCCTACACTTGATCAATGGagctgttgaagaagatgaagg CAAAACCTAG